A DNA window from Drosophila pseudoobscura strain MV-25-SWS-2005 chromosome 2, UCI_Dpse_MV25, whole genome shotgun sequence contains the following coding sequences:
- the LOC4803318 gene encoding uncharacterized protein isoform X1: MCEIPKNFVTYDMVHNLRYDKSKIKKRHDMKPTKYWPGARFMIVGQDGDLNTAAYSVAGFMQEPFQLFPLATVAVHQSIRDKFIAMVRSRFRQLKPHVANHPNYERSLNLLKDECQPPVDYVLADEKDAPACASPILVTGGVTHLYFPSGATGVTTLHTFETIQEAAEIFGREQPHFDAVYYFDEGIASVYTLAKLIKCVQIYVNCLDACLLAIMPYYISKVQTVLYKNGFHYEVLNIGDSWKMIVFPYNSSIIRPCCCPLGYCRCNAKHTVCCQDHLNTHY; the protein is encoded by the exons ATGTGTGAAATACCCAAGAACTTTGTGACCTACGATATGGTGCACAATCTACGCTATGACAAGAGCAAAATAAAGAAG CGCCACGACATGAAACCCACAAAGTATTGGCCTGGTGCCCGTTTCATGATCGTCGGCCAGGATGGGGATCTGAATACGGCCGCCTATAGCGTGGCCGGATTCATGCAAGAGCCGTTCCAGCTCTTTCCACTGGCCACTGTGGCCGTGCATCAGTCGATAAGGGACAAGTTCATTGCGATGGTCAGGAGTCGCTTCCGCCAGCTGAAGCCTCATGTGGCCAATCATCCGAACTACGAGCGATCCCTGAATCTATTGAAGGACGAGTGCCAGCCTCCGGTGGACTATGTACTAGCCGACGAGAAGGATGCCCCCGCGTGTGCCAGTCCCATTCTGGTGACGGGTGGCGTCACCCATCTGTATTTTCCCAGCGGAGCCACGGGCGTCACAACGTTGCACACATTCGAGACGATACAGGAGGCGGCCGAAATATTTGGCCGAGAGCAGCCGCACTTTGATGCCGTCTACTACTTCGACGAGGGTATCGCCAGTGTCTACACACTGGCAAAGCTGATCAAGTGCGTACAGATCTATGTGAACTGCCTGGACGCCTGTCTGCTGGCCATAATGCCCTACTATATCTCCAAGGTGCAGACGGTGCTGTACAAGAACGGCTTCCACTACGAGGTCCTCAATATCGGTGACAGCTGGAAGATGATTGTGTTTCCCTACAATTCGAGTATCATCAGGCCATGCTGCTGCCCATTGGGCTACTGTCGCTGCAATGCCAAGCACACGGTGTGCTGTCAGGATCATTTGAATACACACTACTGA
- the LOC4803318 gene encoding uncharacterized protein isoform X2, translating into MCEIPKNFVTYDMVHNLRYDKSKIKKRHDMKPTKYWPGARFMIVGQDGDLNTAAYSVAGFMQEPFQLFPLATVAVHQSIRDKFIAMVRSRFRQLKPHVANHPNYERSLNLLKDECQPPVDYVLADEKDAPACASPILVTGGVTHLYFPSGATGVTTLHTFETIQEAAEIFGREQPHFDAVYYFDEGIASVYTLAKLIKCRRCCTRTASTTRSSISVTAGR; encoded by the exons ATGTGTGAAATACCCAAGAACTTTGTGACCTACGATATGGTGCACAATCTACGCTATGACAAGAGCAAAATAAAGAAG CGCCACGACATGAAACCCACAAAGTATTGGCCTGGTGCCCGTTTCATGATCGTCGGCCAGGATGGGGATCTGAATACGGCCGCCTATAGCGTGGCCGGATTCATGCAAGAGCCGTTCCAGCTCTTTCCACTGGCCACTGTGGCCGTGCATCAGTCGATAAGGGACAAGTTCATTGCGATGGTCAGGAGTCGCTTCCGCCAGCTGAAGCCTCATGTGGCCAATCATCCGAACTACGAGCGATCCCTGAATCTATTGAAGGACGAGTGCCAGCCTCCGGTGGACTATGTACTAGCCGACGAGAAGGATGCCCCCGCGTGTGCCAGTCCCATTCTGGTGACGGGTGGCGTCACCCATCTGTATTTTCCCAGCGGAGCCACGGGCGTCACAACGTTGCACACATTCGAGACGATACAGGAGGCGGCCGAAATATTTGGCCGAGAGCAGCCGCACTTTGATGCCGTCTACTACTTCGACGAGGGTATCGCCAGTGTCTACACACTGGCAAAGCTGATCAA GTGCAGACGGTGCTGTACAAGAACGGCTTCCACTACGAGGTCCTCAATATCGGTGACAGCTGGAAGATGA